One genomic window of Sphingopyxis sp. OPL5 includes the following:
- the dgcN gene encoding N-acetyltransferase DgcN, protein MIETPYLLYLGHSSDPADIKTSRGLAVFRPDICIGEYRHDDCPLTLDLPRMDFAAAYAAGARTLVLGIANAGGRLGENLIVDALAAMEAGLDIASGLHHRLNAEPRLIEAAARRGRQLHDVRDPRPDIPIGNGKPRAGKRLLTVGTDCSVGKMYTTLCLAAALDKRGLAADFRATGQTGILIAGDGVPLDAVVADFISGAIEQVSPARSDDGWDLIEGQGSLYHPSFAGVSTGLLHGAQPDALVLCHDPARPHMRGLPHYPLPGIAETLEANLRVARLTNANVRVVGIALNTSAMPENDARALCAATEAEFGLPTSDPYRFGVETILDRLLETDAATHSVAETA, encoded by the coding sequence CTATCTCGGCCATTCCAGCGACCCCGCTGACATCAAGACTTCGCGCGGACTGGCGGTGTTCCGGCCCGACATCTGCATCGGCGAATATCGTCACGACGATTGCCCGTTGACCCTGGACCTGCCGCGGATGGATTTCGCCGCAGCCTACGCCGCCGGTGCGCGGACGCTGGTGCTCGGCATCGCCAATGCCGGCGGCAGGCTGGGCGAGAATCTGATCGTCGATGCGCTGGCCGCGATGGAGGCCGGGCTCGACATCGCTTCGGGGCTGCACCATCGGCTGAACGCCGAACCGCGGCTGATCGAGGCCGCAGCGCGGCGCGGCCGCCAGCTGCACGATGTGCGCGACCCGCGACCCGATATCCCGATCGGCAACGGCAAGCCCCGCGCGGGCAAAAGGCTTCTCACCGTCGGCACCGATTGTTCGGTCGGCAAGATGTACACGACGCTCTGCCTCGCCGCCGCGCTCGACAAGCGCGGCCTGGCGGCCGATTTCCGCGCGACCGGACAGACGGGCATCTTGATCGCGGGTGACGGCGTTCCGCTCGACGCCGTGGTCGCCGACTTCATCTCGGGCGCGATCGAACAGGTTTCGCCCGCACGCAGCGATGACGGCTGGGACCTGATCGAGGGGCAGGGTTCGCTCTATCACCCCTCCTTCGCCGGCGTATCGACGGGGCTGCTGCACGGCGCGCAGCCCGACGCGCTCGTCCTGTGCCATGACCCGGCGCGGCCGCATATGCGCGGCCTGCCGCATTATCCGCTGCCCGGCATTGCCGAAACACTGGAAGCCAATCTGCGCGTAGCCCGGCTGACCAACGCGAATGTGCGGGTTGTGGGGATCGCGCTCAACACCTCGGCCATGCCCGAGAACGACGCGCGTGCCCTGTGCGCCGCGACCGAGGCCGAATTCGGGCTGCCGACCAGCGATCCCTATCGCTTCGGGGTCGAGACAATCCTCGACCGTCTGCTGGAAACCGACGCCGCCACACACAGCGTCGCCGAAACCGCCTGA
- the dgcA gene encoding N-acetyl-D-Glu racemase DgcA — protein sequence MRTLIVADEILPLHTPFRISRGVRTAAQVVTVAIAQDGVTGRGECVPYPRYGENAESTILAIEAARGAIEQGAGRQDLLQLMPAGAARNAIDCALWDLELRLSGADFAATFGLERPLRPIVTAMTVGLDAPDRMAAAAAALADAPLVKVKVDRTDPAAQIAAVRAAAPKPRMIVDPNESWTIAEVRDLQGLLTDLRVDLLEQPLPADADSDLSGFRSAIPIAADEAVHVAADLDTLPDGYRVVNIKLDKTGGLTAALDLAQAARARGLDVMTGCMICSSLSIAPAWAIAANSSFADLDGPLWLAEDRAGGVSAAHGIMSPPQPGFWGGI from the coding sequence ATGCGCACCCTGATCGTCGCGGACGAAATCCTGCCGCTGCACACGCCGTTCCGCATATCACGCGGGGTCAGGACCGCCGCGCAGGTGGTGACCGTCGCCATCGCGCAGGATGGCGTGACCGGACGCGGCGAATGCGTCCCCTACCCGCGCTATGGCGAGAATGCCGAAAGCACGATTCTGGCGATCGAAGCGGCGCGCGGCGCGATCGAGCAAGGAGCGGGCCGGCAGGACCTCCTGCAACTGATGCCCGCCGGGGCCGCGCGGAACGCGATCGATTGCGCGCTGTGGGATCTGGAACTGCGATTGTCGGGCGCCGATTTCGCAGCCACCTTCGGTCTTGAGCGTCCGCTGCGCCCGATCGTCACCGCGATGACGGTCGGTCTCGACGCGCCCGATCGCATGGCCGCCGCCGCTGCGGCGCTTGCCGACGCGCCGCTGGTGAAGGTCAAGGTCGATCGCACCGACCCGGCAGCCCAGATCGCCGCCGTCCGCGCTGCGGCGCCGAAGCCGCGGATGATCGTCGACCCCAATGAAAGCTGGACGATCGCCGAGGTGCGCGATTTGCAGGGACTGCTGACCGATCTGCGCGTCGACCTGCTCGAACAGCCATTGCCTGCCGACGCCGATAGCGATCTTTCCGGATTCCGGTCCGCCATCCCGATCGCCGCCGACGAAGCGGTCCATGTCGCGGCCGATCTCGATACGCTGCCCGACGGCTACCGCGTCGTGAACATCAAACTCGACAAGACGGGCGGGCTGACCGCCGCGCTCGACCTGGCGCAGGCGGCGCGCGCACGCGGGCTCGATGTGATGACGGGCTGCATGATCTGTTCGTCGCTGTCGATCGCGCCCGCCTGGGCCATTGCGGCCAACAGCAGTTTCGCGGACCTTGACGGACCGCTCTGGCTTGCAGAGGATCGCGCGGGCGGGGTCAGCGCGGCGCACGGCATCATGTCGCCGCCGCA